The sequence below is a genomic window from Thermodesulfobacteriota bacterium.
ATCTTTCTTCCCAGATCGAATGTGTTCGTCCTTCGACTGGGCTCAGGACGAACGGCTATTCCATTTTCGCTCAAATATCGCTGTTTACTAAATCTCCAAGGCGGAAAGTTCTTGGTTCTTCAAACATGATCAGGACTGTAATCTTTATTCCTATCGTCTTAGGAATGCTAATCTTAACCGGCTGCATGGTCGGGCCGGATTATAAACAACCTCAGATGCAGGTCTCTCGGAAGTTTGCCAATGAATCTGAGAAGGGACTATCCACTAGTGAGGTGGAGACCTCGTGGTGGCGAGGTTTCAATGATGAGAGGCTCAATCGTTTGATTGATCTGGCAATAGCCGGTAATCACGACCTCCGTATCGCTACGGCCAGGCTTCGCCAATCTCGGGCCCTCCGGCTAGAGACTCAATTTGACCTCTTCCCCACTGTGACTTCACAAGCGTCCTATACAAGAGAAAGATTAAGCGAAGCGCAGGTACAAGAGGAGGGCTTTGACCGAGACATCGACCTTTTCAACGCCGGATTCGATGCTACCTGGGAACTGGATTTCTTCGGACGTGTGCGCCGCTCGATCGAGGCAGCCACTGCCGAGGTGGAAGCATCGGAGGCGGTTAGACGCGACGTGATAGTCAGCCTCCTGGCGGAGGTTGCCAGGAACTATTTCGAGCTCCGCGGAGCACAAAACCAGCTTGAGGTTGCTCGGAGAAATGCGGAGAATCAAGAGCAAACCCTGGAATTAACTATCGCCTTATTAGAAGGGGGTCGGGGCACAGAGCTGGACACATCACGCGCTCGGGCTCAATTAAATTCGACTCTGGCTACCATTCCTCCATTGGAGACTGCCATAAAAAGGGCCATTTACAGGTTGAGCGTGCTTGTCGGTCAGGAGCCTACCGCACTTGAGGCGGAGTTATCAGAACCGGAGAATCTTCCATCATTGCCCAAGCTGGTTGCCGTCGGGACTCCGGAAGCCCTTCTTAGAAGGCGTCCGGACATTCGCTTTGCGGAGCGAACCCTGGCTGCCGAGACTGCCCGCATCGGCATTGCTACTGCTGACCTTTTTCCCAGGATCACCTTTACCGGAAGCATAGCTCTTGAAGCCGAATCTTTCTCCGGCCTGGGCGATAGCGGGAGCGGCACTTTCTTTTTGCTCCCAAGAATCTTCTGGGCGGCGTTTGACCTGGGGCGAGTAAGGGCGAGGATCAAGGCCGCCGATGCGAGCGCCGAAGCGGCTTTAGCCCAGTATGAGCAAACGGTATTGCTCGCCCTGGAGGAGACGGAGAATGCGCTCGTTGATTTCGGCCGTCAACAGATGCGCCAAGATTTTCTGAGACAGTCGGCCGAGGCTAGTGAAAAGGCTGTAGAGTTGGCGCAACTTCGTTACCGATATGGGGTGGC
It includes:
- a CDS encoding efflux transporter outer membrane subunit, which gives rise to MRDKEQLSYLADVNPLILSLSKNDLSSQIECVRPSTGLRTNGYSIFAQISLFTKSPRRKVLGSSNMIRTVIFIPIVLGMLILTGCMVGPDYKQPQMQVSRKFANESEKGLSTSEVETSWWRGFNDERLNRLIDLAIAGNHDLRIATARLRQSRALRLETQFDLFPTVTSQASYTRERLSEAQVQEEGFDRDIDLFNAGFDATWELDFFGRVRRSIEAATAEVEASEAVRRDVIVSLLAEVARNYFELRGAQNQLEVARRNAENQEQTLELTIALLEGGRGTELDTSRARAQLNSTLATIPPLETAIKRAIYRLSVLVGQEPTALEAELSEPENLPSLPKLVAVGTPEALLRRRPDIRFAERTLAAETARIGIATADLFPRITFTGSIALEAESFSGLGDSGSGTFFLLPRIFWAAFDLGRVRARIKAADASAEAALAQYEQTVLLALEETENALVDFGRQQMRQDFLRQSAEASEKAVELAQLRYRYGVADFLTVLDAERTLLEAQDQLAQSETSTATALVAVYKALGGGWEIEMDDQHKGDVANKIK